A single window of Bombus affinis isolate iyBomAffi1 chromosome 15, iyBomAffi1.2, whole genome shotgun sequence DNA harbors:
- the LOC126925104 gene encoding serine protease nudel isoform X2 has translation MNTEYKISLTKLENVPITDNQCCINLTTSKSASATEHSGSSSKYTHLKFMRRHRLVYLVQSLILVSILSFAGFLIYLAVVSGYIYTAHKIQKTNEQVDLIRNDCPAQQETTNPALKSLYRYLYEDRLDRQNQLHSIAPMRESRRKREDPDASACKLNMERCKEVIDSMWSIVSIVNSSVPHLQAFFKNFSTETNPIKSKFVELVECLQCKNDATTFIEDSDPNTRISNAGTMQKYSDHNQIKNNVDIVTNLLNDEKYDDSKQNLNTDFADADTLKTTKVEENVRKSTTASFKDSFGGNGKGDSNRTTKELETTERITMEYKATNAFTEVDTINATINMSTTSKAEETTVRIKDQMIGNDDTKRTTDVTPKLGDGDVTKITISPLHPSVHPPNQGHEQKVAEREGENAKNSSKPIFRDKYGRIVTKGTKEIPSGMIPTAETIKSSQQLVLTPTISWVPHRVCFYSPSANNNPTKQSGPGQTMYPASSPGVSYAYSMQPERQGFQNLDQTQGYVQVQTSAQISPLQSGPSNFESFSGQRVGPSGPAVLHFPPIPGHQSAPANSNSKTPYYCTYIPAPTFQFPAIPGVSEYQRSSVAYDKEEAEDAFANEKRDDEEFLNSYPDECPLNTIRCNDGRRCVLRVQWCDSVVDCYDASDERMCSCRDRISLERLCDGYFDCPHGEDELGCFGCPKTSFSCNDWQRPYTTDTCVPLFQRCDGRRQCANGKDEMDCNILTPSYIEGKNLFTIGYTEGYLHKNYKGQWYPVCPPIDGWAKDACISEIGLQINKAAEIKVHSVPSNAYQGPYLTRVNNQTKLIPSCMNTAIFVRCPRFSCGTTVFSHEDFLRPHILEKEDRAPLQMYDAIIFPPDDDAYIEYKDLRRNENKKIVLPSDDDNIDPGDNKSKKMDKKQDDIVGSQLRVVGGRASHPKAWPFLVAIYKDGVFYCGGTILNELWVLTAAHCLEGYVGRYFEVQAGILRQNSFSPMSQSRKARYTVMYSQYNARHLQNDIGMIMLDDPLRFNRWVRPVCLPGPNLLGPMWRNKPEPNTTCIAIGWGTTTEYGLNPDHLREVEVPILADCKYEEDRNDASICAGYPHGGRDACQGDSGGPLLCRNPYSTSQWYVAGVVSHGQGCAQPDEPGTYARVSYFLSWIQEISNGRGVPLLRRTPLERCPGFSCEGGLGKCLPIEARCNRIVDCLNGEDEVDCSHSPLYKRMENATYDFEPIPSTPSTDNSMMSSEIVTTESTISYGTIDDATEESMFTQQENGDSESEDDDNSTSTTSTIIYTETVSPLMENTFPTIFTCTRLLQSIPIAKRCDRVVDCEDSSDEMNCTCKNFLQNLKPSAICDGYVDCDDLTDEQDCEICIENEFLCKTSKTCVSMAKRCDGNFDCIFKEDELDCFTLTDGQRVYLDGDRRPFLNVQGILTRYIEGKWQPSCHRPRMHKNQSTALIIGQNMCEYFGLANVRSSKSIVVKNSELESIDWHKGDSTYQENSSAASLNEEDETCLGLYIHCAAIPSGSMYAHLAIDDRTGNRDYLWPWLAAIFVDGRYRCMALLLDSNWLLSAAKCLENVRLNINYVTAVLGYGRLFRQINGPHQQVSTIDEVHYVNNSVSTLLHLKNPAHFSRHVQPLFVNKTIYLPGATDTCVAVGTNEAYEIKSVFLKIIFENCSSCQRCFVNISNSECSKSETSRWSGIIFCRGRKGWYPASVFQDNRGICNFKNAENMTSIEHVNPYLMEVIDNPRQSMEPICTGFRCNIGQCIPQNRVCDGIPDCRGEEDEDTRYCKEFQENCENSVDSCNCMKTQLRCRNGKCVDKSTFCDGNIDCYDGSDEPTICTCAEYLKLTWPERLCDGVRHCLDKTDESPEMCSCKDFSFKCETTSGNDTCIAQDFICDGVKDCPNGEDEATCRMLKLYSNDSSGEVIRRSYGVWYTECFTSPTMDEEDLTSLCKFMGYSSGIVNNDTVLTDEIMVPKRDEFYAVKMNEMSWMFLRNDKPLITLEKSNETCYRTFVTCS, from the exons ATGAATACAGAGTACAAGATCTCTCTTACGAAGCTGGAAAATGTACCAATAACGGACAACCAGTGTTGCATTAACTTAACAACTTCAAAAAGCG CAAGTGCGACGGAACATAGTGGAAGCTCGAGCAAATATACGCATTTGAAATTTATGAGACGACATAGACTAGTGTATCTGGTGCAAAGTCTAATCCTCGTATCGATCCTGTCTTTTGCTGGATTCCTGATATATTTGGCTGTTGTTTCAG GCTACATCTACACAGCGCACAAAATACAAAAAACTAACGAACAAGTAGATCTCATAAGAAACGACTGCCCTGCACAACAGGAAACGACGAATCCAGCTCTAAAAAGTCTGTATCGATACTTGTACGAGGATCGGCTCGATCGACAAAATCAGTTGCACTCGATAGCACCGATGCGTGAATCTCGTCGGAAACGCGAAGATCCCGATGCGAGTGCCTGTAAACTGAACATGGAACGCTGCAAGGAAGTGATCGATTCGATGTGGAGCATCGTGAGCATCGTGAACAGCAGCGTGCCACATTTGCAGGCATTCTTCAAGAACTTTTCTACGGAGACGAATCCTATCAAATCGAAATTCGTCGAGCTAGTCGAGTGTCTGCAGTGCAAGAACGACGCGACTACGTTTATCGAAGATTCTGATCCGAATACTCGTATAAGTAACGCAGGAACGATGCAGAAATACTCTGATCATAATCAGATTAAGAACAACGTTGATATCGTAACTAATTTGTTAAACGACGAGAAATACGACGACAGTAAGCAGAATTTGAATACCGATTTCGCGGATGCGGATACATTGAAAACGACCAAGGTCGAAGAGAACGTACGGAAATCGACTACGGCAAGTTTTAAGGATAGTTTCGGAGGTAATGGGAAAGGGGATTCGAATCGAACGACGAAAGAATTGGAAACGACTGAAAGAAT AACGATGGAATATAAAGCGACGAACGCGTTCACGGAAGTGGATACGATTAATGCAACGATCAATATGTCGACTACATCGAAGGCGGAAGAAACAACGGTCAGAATCAAGGATCAAATGATCGGAAACGATGATACTAAGCGGACCACGGACGTGACACCCAAACTAGGCGATGGCGACGTGACGAAAATTACGATCAGCCCGCTGCATCCTTCGGTGCATCCTCCGAACCAAGGTCACGAGCAGAAGGTAGCGGAAAGGGAAGGTGAAAACG CCAAAAATTCCAGCAAACCGATCTTCCGCGATAAGTATGGAAGAATCGTCACCAAAGGAACCAAAGAAATACCTTCGGGAATGATTCCCACGGCAGAAACGATAAAATCGAGTCAACAGCTAGTACTGACACCAACGATCTCCTGGGTGCCTCATCGAGTCTGTTTCTACAGTCCAAGCGCGAATAATAATCCAACGAAACAATCGGGTCCAGGTCAAACCATGTATCCAGCATCCTCTCCAGGAGTTTCGTACGCGTATTCGATGCAACCCGAACGACAAGGTTTCCAGAATCTCGATCAAACGCAAGGTTACGTGCAAGTGCAAACTTCTGCACAAATATCGCCATTGCAATCTGGCCCTAGTAATTTTGAGTCATTCAGCGGCCAAAGAGTCGGTCCATCGGGCCCTGCGGTTCTGCATTTTCCACCTATCCCTGGACATCAAAGCGCCCCCGCCAATTCTAATAGCAAAACACCTTATTATTGCACGTATATTCCTGCACCAACGTTCCAGTTTCCGGCTATTCCCGGAGTCTCCGAGTATCAGAGATCTTCCGTCGCGTATGACAAGGAAGAGGCGGAGGACGCTTTTGCTAACGAGAAGAGGGACGATGAGGAATTTCTAAATA GTTATCCTGACGAGTGTCCTCTCAATACGATTCGATGCAATGATGGCAGGCGATGTGTATTGAGAGTGCAGTGGTGCGACAGTGTGGTGGATTGTTACGACGCTAGCGACGAGAGGATGTGTTCTTGCAGAGATCGAATATCGCTCGAGCGACTTTGCGATGGGTATTTCGATTGTCCGCACGGGGAAGACGAGTTGGGATGTTTCG GTTGTCCAAAAACTTCATTTAGCTGCAACGATTGGCAAAGACCATATACTACCGATACTTGTGTACCGCTTTTCCAACGATGCGACGGAAGACGGCAATGTGCTAACGGGAAAGACGAAATGGACTGCAATATTCTCACTCCCTCGTACATCGAAGGAAAAAAT TTATTCACGATCGGCTACACCGAAGGATATCTCCACAAGAACTACAAGGGCCAATGGTACCCCGTGTGCCCACCGATCGACGGATGGGCCAAGGATGCCTGCATCTCTGAAATTGGCTTGCAAATCAA CAAAGctgccgaaataaaagtacatTCCGTGCCAAGTAACGCGTACCAGGGCCCCTATCTAACACGAGTAAACAACCAAACGAAATTAATTCCCTCGTGCATGAACACTGCGATTTTCGTACGTTGTCCACGATTCTCGTGCGGAACTACCGTGTTTTCTCACGAGGATTTTCTACGACCGCACATACTGGAAAAAGAGGACCGAGCTCCTTTACAGATGTACGATGCAATTATATTTCCACCTGACGATGATGCTTATATCGAATACAAGGATTTAAGACGtaatgaaaataagaaaattgtGTTACCATCGGACGATGACAATATAGATCCAGGAGATAATAAAAGCAAGAAGATGGACAAGAAGCAGGACGATATAGTTGGTTCGCAATTGCGCGTCGTAGGTGGTCGTGCGAGTCACCCGAAAGCCTGGCCGTTTCTGGTGGCCATTTACAAGGATGGCGTTTTCTATTGTGGCGGTACCATTCTGAACGAACTTTGGGTGCTTACAGCTGCTCACTGTCTCGAAGG CTATGTAGGCCGATATTTCGAGGTCCAGGCGGGAATACTTCGTCAAAATTCTTTCTCGCCGATGTCACAATCCAGAAAAGCACGGTACACGGTGATGTATTCGCAATATAACGCTAGACATCTGCAGAACGACATTGGTATGATTATGTTGGACGATCCTCTGCGTTTCAATCGATGGGTGCGACCGGTTTGTCTTCCTGGCCCGAATCTCCTAGGACCCATGTGGAGAAACAAACCAGAACCTAATACGACTTGTATAGCGATTGGTTGGGGTACTACTACAGAATATGGATTAAATC CCGATCATCTGAGGGAAGTAGAAGTTCCGATATTAGCAGATTGTAAGTACGAAGAGGACCGGAACGACGCCTCCATTTGTGCTGGATATCCTCACGGAGGTCGTGATGCTTGTCAAGGAGACAGTGGTGGTCCTTTATTATGCAG AAATCCGTACTCGACATCGCAGTGGTACGTGGCAGGCGTAGTTAGTCACGGACAAGGCTGCGCTCAACCGGATGAACCGGGAACCTATGCGAGAGTCAGCTATTTCTTAAGTTGGATTCAAGAAATTTCCA ATGGTCGAGGTGTGCCTCTTCTAAGGCGCACTCCTTTGGAAAGATGTCCAGGATTCAGTTGCGAGGGAGGCCTAGGCAAATGTTTACCAATCGAGGCGCGTTGCAATCGAATAGTCGATTGTTTGAACGGCGAAGACGAAGTCGATTGTAGCCATTCTCCTCTTTACAAACGGATGGAGAACGCCACTTACGATTTCGAGCCTATACCATCAACGCCAAGTACGGATAATTCTATGATGTCTAGCGAAATTGTCACCACTG agTCCACAATATCTTACGGTACAATCGACGATGCGACTGAGGAATCTATGTTTACGCAGCAGGAAAATGGTGACTCGGAATCTGAGGATGACGATAACTCGACTTCGACAACTTCTACTATTATTTACACAGAAACTGTTTCGCCATTGATGGAAAACACTTTTCCTACGATATTCACTTGTACAAG ATTGCTTCAAAGTATCCCAATTGCGAAAAGATGTGACAGAGTGGTGGATTGTGAAGACAGTAGCGACGAAATGAATTGCACTTGTAAGAACTTTTTGCAGAATCTAAAACCAAGTGCTATATGCGACGGTTACGTAGATTGTGACGATTTAACGGACGAACAGGACTGCG aaatttgtatTGAGAATGAATTTTTGTGCAAGACGAGTAAAACCTGCGTTTCGATGGCGAAAAGGTGCGATGGAAACTTCGATTGCATCTTTAAGGAGGATGAGCTCGACTGCT TCACGTTGACCGATGGTCAGCGTGTATATCTCGATGGTGATAGAAGACCATTTTTAAACGTACAAGGAATTCTGACTAGATACATCGAGGGAAAATGGCAACCGTCTTGTCATCGTCCCAGAATGCACAAAAACCAATCTACTGCCTTGATCATTGGACAAAATATGTGCGAATACTTTGGTCTTGC AAACGTTCGGTCGTCGAAGTCCATCGTCGTAAAAAATTCGGAACTGGAAAGCATAGACTGGCACAAAGGGGACTCTACGTACCAAGAGAACTCATCAGCGGCCTCTCTGAACGAAGAGGACGAAACATGTTTGGGACTTTACATTCACTGTGCAGCGATACCAAGCGGCAGTATGTACGCTCACTTGGCGATCGACGATAGAACCGGAAACCGCGACTACCTGTGGCCCTGGTTGGCTGCCATCTTTGTCGACGGACGCTACCGTTGCATGGCGCTGCTCTTGGACTCGAACTGGTTACTGTCCGCCGCGAAATGTCTCGAGAACGTCAG gttgaatataaattatgtaaCAGCCGTACTCGGTTATGGTCGATTATTCCGTCAGATAAACGGTCCTCATCAACAGGTATCGACCATCGATGAGGTGCATTATGTGAATAACTCGGTGTCGACTTTATTGCACTTGAAAAATCCAGCCCACTTCAGTCGACACGTGCAACCATTGTTCGTCAACAAAAC GATTTATCTACCAGGAGCGACGGATACTTGCGTGGCTGTAGGAACGAACGAAGCCTACGAGATAAAGTCTGTTttcttgaaaattatttttgagAATTGCTCGAGTTGTCAACGATGTTTCGTGAATATTTCGAATTCCGAATGTTCG AAAAGCGAGACATCGAGGTGGAGTGGCATAATATTCTGTCGCGGCAGAAAAGGATGGTATCCTGCCTCCGTTTTCCAAGATAACAGAGGAATTTGTAATTTCAAAAATGCGGAAAATATGACGAGTATCGAACACGTAAATCCCTATCTGATGGAAGTAATCG ATAATCCAAGACAGTCGATGGAACCAATTTGTACGGGTTTTCGATGCAACATTGGACAGTGTATTCCGCAAAACCGGGTTTGTGATGGTATTCCGGATTGTCGCGGCGAAGAAGACGAGGACACGAGATATTGCAaagaatttcaagaaaattgTGAAAATAGCGTGGACAGCTGCA ACTGCATGAAGACACAGCTTCGCTGTAGAAATGGCAAATGCGTCGACAAAAGTACGTTTTGCGATGGAAATATCGATTGCTACGATGGATCCGACGAACCTACGATATGTACCTGCGcagaatatttgaaattaaCATGGCCAGAGCGATTGTGCGACGGCGTACGACACTGTCTGGATAAAACTGACGAATCACCGGAAATGTGTTCTTGCAAAGATTTCAGCTTCAAATGCGAAAC AACAAGCGGAAACGACACCTGCATAGCACAAGATTTTATTTGCGATGGGGTGAAAGATTGTCCTAATGGCGAAGACGAAGCAACGTGTAGAATGTTGAAGCTATATTCAAACGACAG CTCTGGAGAAGTGATTCGCCGAAGTTACGGCGTGTGGTACACGGAATGTTTCACAAGTCCTACCATGGACGAAGAAGACTTGACAAGTTTGTGCAAATTCATGGGATATTCTTCGGGAATCGTCAACAACGATACCGTGCTCACAGACGAGATTATGGTTCCCAAAAGAGACGAGTTTTACGCAGTGAAGATGAACGAGATGTCGTGGATGTTTTTAAGGAACGATAAGCCACTGATAACTTTGGAAAAATCCAACGAAACCTGTTACCGTACGTTTGTCACCTGTTCCTAA